One genomic segment of Sminthopsis crassicaudata isolate SCR6 chromosome 2, ASM4859323v1, whole genome shotgun sequence includes these proteins:
- the VPS18 gene encoding vacuolar protein sorting-associated protein 18 homolog, whose protein sequence is MASILDQYEDSLSRSAVLQPGCPSVGIPHSGFVNVPLEKEAPIFTKQRIDFTPSDRITNLVVSCNQLCMSLGKDTLLRIDLGKANEPNHVELGRKDEAKVHKMFLDHTGSHLLIALSSTEVLYINRNGQKVRPLARWKGQLVESVGWNKALGTESSTGPILVGTAQGQIFEAELSASEGGLFGPAPDLYFRPLYVLMEEGGPAPVCSIEAERGPDGRYFVIATTRQRLFQFTGRVAEGAEVQGFSGLFATYTDHPPPFREFPSSLGYSELAFYTPKLRSAPRAFAWMMGDGVLYGALDCGRPDSLLSEERVWDYPPGVGPGASPPLAIVLTQFHFLLLLADRVEAVCTLTGQVVLRDHFLEKFGPLRHMVKDSSTGHLWAHTERAVFRYHVQRESRDVWRTYLDMNRFDLAKEYCRERPDCLDTVLAREADFCFRQRRYVESARCYALTQSYFEEIALKFLEVRQEEALAEFLQRKLAGLKPSERTQATLLTAWLTELYLSRLGALQGDADSLPLYRETRERFRDFLSSPRNKEWLFASRASIHELLASHGDTEHMVYFAVIMQDYERVVAYHCQHEAYEEALAVLSRHHDPQLFYKFSPILIRHIPRQLVDAWIELGSRLDARQLIPALVNYSQGGEAQQVSQAIRYMEFCVNVLGETEQAIHNYLLSLYARGQAASLLAYLEQAGTSPHRVHYDLKYALRLCAEHGHHRACVHVYKVLEFYEEAVDLALQVDVDLAKQCADLPEEDEELRKKLWLKIARHVVQEEEDVKTAMACLASCPLLKIEDVLPFFPDFVTIDHFKEAICSSLQAYNRHIDELQREMEEATASAQRIRRDLQELRGRYGTVEPQDKCSACDFPLLNRPFYVFLCSHMFHADCLLQAVRPGLPAYKQARLEELQRKLGAAPPPTKGPPRTKEGEGGTAGAPSREQLKADLDELVAAECVYCGELMIRSIDRPFIDPQRYEEEHQSWL, encoded by the exons GGTTTGTGAATGTCCCACTGGAGAAGGAGGCGCCCATCTTTACCAAGCAGCGGATTGACTTTACTCCCTCTGACCGCATTACCAACCTTGTCGTCTCGTGCAATCAGCTCTGCATGAGTCTGGGCAAGGACACCCTCCTCCG CATTGATCTGGGAAAGGCGAATGAACCCAATCACGTGGAGCTGGGGCGCAAAGATGAAGCCAAAGTGCACAAGATGTTTCTGGATCACACTG GCTCACACCTCTTGATTGCCCTGAGCAGTACTGAGGTCCTCTACATAAACCGCAACGGACAGAAGGTCCGGCCACTGGCACGATGGAAGGGGCAGCTGGTGGAAAGTGTGGGCTGGAACAAGGCCCTGGGTACAGAGAGCAGCACTGGACCCATCCTAGTGGGTACAGCCCAGGGCCAGATCTTTGAAGCTGAACTGTCAGCCAGTGAAGGTGGCCTTTTTGGTCCTGCACCTGACCTCTACTTTCGCCCACTTTATGTACTGATGGAGGAGGGAGGCCCAGCACCTGTGTGCTCTATAGAGGCAGAACGTGGCCCCGATGGACGCTATTTTGTCATTGCCACTACTCGCCAGCGCCTCTTCCAGTTCACAGGCCGGGTGGCAGAGGGGGCTGAGGTGCAGGGCTTTTCAGGGCTGTTTGCCACCTATACTGACCACCCTCCACCTTTCCGAGAATTCCCCAGCAGTTTGGGTTATAGCGAGCTGGCTTTCTATACCCCCAAGTTGCGTTCTGCACCCCGTGCTTTTGCCTGGATGATGGGAGATGGTGTGCTGTATGGAGCACTGGACTGCGGGCGTCCTGATTCTTTGCTGAGTGAGGAACGTGTGTGGGATTATCCGCCTGGTGTGGGCCCAGGAGCCAGCCCACCCCTGGCTATCGTCTTGACCCAGTTCCACTTCTTATTGCTCCTAGCGGACCGAGTAGAAGCAGTGTGCACGCTGACAGGGCAGGTGGTATTACGAGATCACTTTCTAGAAAAATTTGGGCCACTACGACATATGGTGAAAGACTCCTCTACAGGCCACTTGTGGGCTCACACTGAGCGGGCTGTGTTCCGCTATCACGTGCAGCGGGAGTCCCGCGATGTCTGGCGCACCTATTTGGATATGAACCGTTTTGACCTGGCTAAGGAGTATTGCCGTGAGCGCCCTGACTGCCTAGACACAGTTCTGGCCCGGGAGGCTGACTTTTGTTTCCGCCAGCGCCGCTATGTGGAGAGTGCTCGATGCTATGCCCTGACCCAAAGCTACTTTGAAGAGATTGCCCTCAAGTTCCTGGAAGTTCGACAGGAGGAGGCCTTGGCAGAATTCTTGCAGCGGAAATTGGCAGGGCTAAAGCCAAGTGAGCGCACTCAGGCCACGCTGCTCACTGCCTGGCTGACTGAACTCTACTTGAGCCGGCTTGGAGCACTTCAGGGTGATGCAGATTCTTTGCCTCTTTATCGGGAAACACGAGAGCGATTCAGAGACTTTCTCAGTAGCCCACGCAACAAAGAATGGCTCTTTGCCAGCCGAGCCTCGATCCATGAGTTGCTGGCCAGCCACGGGGACACAGAACACATGGTGTATTTTGCTGTGATCATGCAGGACTATGAGCGGGTAGTAGCATATCACTGTCAGCACGAAGCCTATGAGGAGGCTTTGGCTGTGCTCTCCCGGCACCATGATCCCCAGCTCTTTTACAAGTTTTCACCCATTCTCATTCGTCACATTCCTCGACAGCTGGTGGATGCTTGGATTGAACTGGGCAGCCGGCTGGATGCCCGGCAGCTCATCCCAGCCTTGGTGAACTACAGCCAAGGTGGGGAAGCCCAGCAAGTGAGCCAGGCCATCCGTTACATGGAATTCTGTGTGAATGTGCTAGGGGAGACTGAGCAAGCAATTCATAACTACCTGCTCTCGTTGTATGCAAGAGGTCAAGCTGCCTCATTGCTTGCCTACCTGGAGCAGGCAGGGACCAGTCCCCACCGGGTGCACTATGACCTCAAATATGCCCTGAGACTCTGTGCTGAGCATGGCCATCACCGAGCCTGTGTTCACGTCTACAAGGTGTTGGAGTTTTACGAAGAGGCTGTTGACTTGGCTCTCCAG GTGGATGTGGACCTGGCTAAACAGTGTGCAGATCTGCCAGAAGAAGATGAGGAGTTACGTAAGAAACTCTGGCTGAAGATCGCCCGGCATGTGGTACAAGAGGAAGAAGATGTAAAGACTGCCATGGCCTGTCTGGCCAGTTGTCCTCTTCTCAAAATAGAGGATGTGCTGCCTTTCTTTCCTGACTTTGTCACTATTGACCACTTTAAGGAGGCCATCTGCAGCTCCCTGCAGGCCTACAACCGGCACATTGATGAACTCCAGCGGGAGATGGAGGAAGCTACAGCTAGTGCCCAGCGGATTCGGCGAGACCTGCAGGAGCTTCGTGGGCGCTATGGCACTGTGGAGCCTCAAGACAAGTGCTCAGCCTGCGACTTCCCTCTGCTCAATCGTCCTTTCTACGTGTTTCTTTGCAGTCACATGTTCCACGCTGATTGCCTCCTGCAGGCTGTTAGGCCTGGTCTCCCTGCCTATAAGCAAGCTCGCCTTGAGGAGCTGCAGCGAAAGCTAGGGGCTGCGCCACCTCCCACCAAAGGCCCACCCCGCacaaaagagggagaaggagggactGCAGGGGCACCCAGCCGGGAACAGCTGAAGGCCGACCTGGATGAGCTAGTGGCAGCCGAATGTGTCTACTGCGGGGAGCTGATGATCCGTTCCATTGACCGGCCTTTCATCGACCCGCAGCGATACGAAGAAGAACACCAAAGCTGGCTTTAG